TTGGCTCGTAAATACGATGCAATCATGTCTTCTATGTCAATCACAGAAGAGCGTGCTAAAAAAGTACTTTTCTCTGAAGGCTACTACAACACACCTTCTGGCTGGTTTGCTAAAAAGGGGGCCAATCTGAACACATCAGATAAGGCTTCAATGAAAGGTAAGAAAGTAGGTGTTCAGCGAGGCACATTGCAGGACAATTATGTTACAGATAACCTAGGTGATGTAGTTGAAGTTAAACGCTACACCACTGCAGATGATCTAGTACTTGACCTTAAAGGTGGCCGTCTGGATGTTGTATTTTTAGATTACCCAGTAGGTGAAAAGACAATTATCAACGATAGCGACTATGAAACTGTTGGTGACACTATCCCAGTAGGTGATGGTATCGGTGTTGCGTTCCGTAAGCGAGATACAGAGCTAGCTGATAAGTTCAACAAAGCTCTTAAGAAGCTCAAAGAAGATGGTACATACGACACTATCATGAAGAAGTACTTTACTTACAACATTAAGATATAACTTAGTTCAATACGCTAGCGATTAGCTGGCTCAACTATGGGGTCAATATGCGTTGACCCCTTTCGCTAAACCTTAACGGTATTTAATTATGCTAGATCTTCATGGATACGGACCATCAATTCTAAAAGGCGCCGTACTAACCGTTGAGGTTGCGATACTCTCCTTGTTGCTTGCCATATTGCTTGGCCTATTGGGTGCCATGGCAAAGTTATCACCCAACCCCATTTTCAAAGGCATCGCGACCGTCTACACCACGCTTATTCGCGGTGTACCAGACCTTGTATTGATGATGCTGATATTCTTCGGCGGGCAAATGTTGATGAACAATGTTTCCGACTGGTTAAGTGATACATTCGACACTGACATTTGGATTAATGTAGATGAGTTTACCGCTGGGGTCATTACCATTGGG
This genomic window from Alkalimarinus sediminis contains:
- a CDS encoding ABC transporter substrate-binding protein, with protein sequence MKKLIVAISCMLAFTAGSLQAKDWKEIRIAVDVPYEPFEYKAADGTLTGFEIDLGNAVCAEIGAKCEWITQAWDGIIPGLLARKYDAIMSSMSITEERAKKVLFSEGYYNTPSGWFAKKGANLNTSDKASMKGKKVGVQRGTLQDNYVTDNLGDVVEVKRYTTADDLVLDLKGGRLDVVFLDYPVGEKTIINDSDYETVGDTIPVGDGIGVAFRKRDTELADKFNKALKKLKEDGTYDTIMKKYFTYNIKI